GATCATCACCATGCTCACCTCCCGCACAGCGGCGGGGAACATCTATGAGATCGACATGCGGCTGCGGCCCAGCGGCTCGGCCGGGGCCCTGGTGAGCCACATCGACGCCTTTCGGGAGTACCATTTAAACCGCGCCTGGACATGGGAAGCCCAGGCCATGGTCCGGGCCAGGGCCATCTGCGGCGATCCGGAGCTGATGGACCGGTTTTCAGAAATTCGCAAAGAGGCCCTTTGCCGGCCCCGGCGAACCGCCGATCTGCGCCGGGAGGTCGCTGACATGCGGGAACGGATGCGCCAAACCCGGATCAAGAAAAAAGACGGCCATTTCGACATCAAGCAGGGCGAAGGCGCCCTGGTGGACATCGAGTTCATCGTCCAGTTTCTCACCCTTTTAAAGGCCCGTGAAAAACCCGGGCTTGCGGCCTTCACCGACAATGTGCGCCTCATCGGCGCCCTGATGGAGACCCGGGTCATCAGCCCGAACGCGGCCCATTCCCTGAGACACGCCTGCCTGGCCTTCCGCTCTCTCATTCACCGGCTCAACCTCCGGGAAGCGCCCGGCCTTTTGCCGGAAGAGCGTTTCCAGCCGATGCGCCAAAGGGTCCGCCGCGTGTGGAACGCCGTTTTCGGCCCCAGCGGCCCTTAATGGCCCCTTCCGGACAGGGGACGAACTTTGACGGCGTCGTAAAAAATCCGATATTTTTTTTCGCCGTTTTATGGTATATACACACGACAAAATCCATCATAAGGAGTCCAATATGAAAGATCTGCTGATTGTTGTGGCCATCATCGGCCTGTGGTATCTCATGCAGGCGGTGATCCTGCCGAAAATGGGCATTTCCACATGAGTGAGGGACGCCTGTCAGGTGACAGACCCGAAGGAAAAAACGGAAAAGCCCCAAATCACAGACCGGAGCCAATGACGGCCGGACGAAACCGGATTCCGGAAAACGTCCAAAAAATCCATCTCATCGGAGCGTGCGGGACCGGCATGGGCGCGCTGGCCTGCATGCTCAAAGACCGGGGCCATGACGTCACGGGGTCGGATGAAAACGTCTATCCCCCCATGAGCGATTTTCTGGCCCGAAAAAACATTCCCGTGACCAACGCCTACTCCCCCCGGAATCTTTCCCCGGCCCCGGACCTCGTGGTGGTGGGCAACACGGTGAGAAAAGACAACCCCGAGGCCCGGGAACTCCGGCGTCTCGGGCTTTTTTTCTGCTCCATGCCCCAGGCCGTCTCCCACTTTATGGCCGCCGGGAAAACATCCATCGTGGCGGCGGGCTCCCACGGAAAAACCACCACCTCGTCCCTCGCGGCGTGGATCCTCCATGAGGCCGGGCTGGACCCCTCCTTTATGATCGGGGGGATCCTGGGCAATTTTGACTCCAACCACCGGGACGGCAAAGGCCCCCACATCGTCATCGAAGGCGACGAGTACGACACGGCCTTTTTCGACAAGGGCTCCAAATTCCTTCACTACGCCCCGGACATCGCCATCCTCACATCCGTGGAGTTTGATCACGCAGACATTTTCACAGACCTGGACCATGTCATGGCCGCCTTTGACGCCTTTATCTCCATCCTGCCGCCTGACGGAACCCTTCTGGCCTTTGACGGCGACGAAAACATCGCCCGCCTGCTCGCGGGACGGGACCGCCCCTCGGAGCTGTACGGCCTGAAACGGCGCTCCCCCTGGAGCCTGGGACGCTTTTCCCCGGGGCCGGGAAAATCCTCCTTTTCCGTTTTCCGGCATGGAGAGTTTTTCGGCGACTTCCGCATTCCCATGGTGGGCCGCCACAACATGTTAAACGCCCTGGCCGCCATCGCCGCGGCCCATCTTTTGGGCGTTCCCCGGCGAATTATCAAAAGCGCCCTGGCCGCGTTCAAGGGGGTCAAAAGGCGGCAGGAGATTCGCGGGGTCAAAAACGGCGTGACGGTGATAGATGATTTCGCCCACCACCCCACGGCGGTCCGGGAAACCGTGGACGGGGTGAAATCGGCCTATCCCGGCCGCCGCCTCATCGCGGTGTTCGAGCCCCGGACCCACTCCAGCAGGCGGAACGTGTTCCAAAGCCATTACCCCCTGTCCTTTGACCGCGCCGATGTCGTGTGCGTCCGAAAGCCCCCTTTCCTGGACACGCTGCCCGAAAAGATACGCTTTTCATCCCAAAAGCTGGTCTCGGATCTTCAAAAACGCCAAAAAGAGGCCTTTTATTTCTCCAACGCCGACGCCATCGTGGATTTTATCGCGGCCGGCGCCCGGCCCGGGGATATCGCGCTGGTCATGTCAAACGGCGGCTTTGAGCGCATTCATGAAAAACTGCTGGACCGCCTGTAAGCCCGGGGGGCATCCCTGTCCCTTTGAAGGCATGGGGCGTGTCCGACCCCTGCCATGTCAAGATTTTTTCCTTATTTTTCCTTTTTTTTCCTAATTTATGCCACCATAGTCATTGCCTGAGCCCGCCTAAAAAAATATAAAGAGCCCATGAAGCGTTTTTTATTTCACACAAAGGCCTCACGGCCCCGGGGGAAAAATGACACATGAAAAGAAAACCGGCCCGGATGATGATTTTTCGTCATCCGGGGAGCTTTTCGCCGCCATTATGAATCACACCCGCCAGGCCATGTTCTGGCAGGACCCAAACCTGGCTCATTCGGGATGCAACCGGGAGTTCGCCCATGCCTCGGGAATTGAAAATCCCGGGGACATGATCGGCAAAACCCTCTTTGAGCTGCCGTTTGAAAAAAAGGACGCGGAATTTTTTCACGCCTCCATCCAAAAAGCCCTTTCACGCCAAAGGCCCGTGTCTTTCTTTGAAAAAAAAATCTGTCTGAAGGGAAAAGAGCGGCCGTTGAATATCAAGTTCATTCCCTTAAACGGCCCCGGGAAAAAGGAGTCCGCCGGGGTTCTGTGCGTCTGGCAGGACATGTCTGAAAAAAATGGGGAAGAGAAAAAAACCGCGGAAATGAAAAAAAAGTTCCTTCAATCCTGCCGGCTCGCCGCGCTGGGGGAGATGACGGCGGGCATCGCCCATGAAATGAACCAGCCGCTGTCCATTATCAACGCGGCGGCCGGGGGGATTTCGGAGTATTTTTCCACAAAAGAAGACGGCGGCGTTATGAAAAAATCCTGCGACAAGATCCTTCGCCAGCTGGACCGCGTTTATTCCATCACGGAGACGATCAACTCCTTTGCCCGGAAAAACGCCGACGCGCCGGGCGTCTCAAACCTCCGGGAGCCGCTGGGACTGGCCCTGTCATTCTTCAGGGAGCGATTCCGAATGCATGAAATCGCCGTGGAAATGGACCTGGAAAGGGGGATCCCGCCGGCCGGAGTGGACCCGCAGAAATTCGAGCGAATTGTCATCAATCTTTTAAACAACGCTCTTTTCGCGATGAGGGAAAAAGCGAAAAAAGCGCCCGCGGGCTACCGGAAAAAAATATCCATCGCCCTTTCATGGGACCCCTTTGGGAAACGCGTGGTGTTTGAAGTCCGGGACAACGGCGTGGGAATGGGGGAAGAGACCCTTCAGCGGTGCATGACGCCTTTTTACACCACCAAAAAAATGGAGGACGGCATGGGCATGGGACTTGCCATCGTCAATGACATCGCCTCGGAATTTGAAATAGAGGTCGAAATGGAAAGCGTCCAGGGTCAATGGACGGCGTGCCGGGTTTCAATCCCGGCGGCCGTCCAGAAGCCCTGATGACGCGGCGCGTCAGTGAAGGTCGTACACCACGACGGCGCTGGAGCCTTTTTTAAACAGACGGCTCCGCTTCATGACCACGGCCGCCACCACCTCCATCTTCCCGTCGTTGTCCAGATCGCCCACGGCAAAATCGCAGATGTACCCGGACAGCTTCTTCGTGGACCATATGGGCGAAAGCCCAAGTCCGTCCCATGAAAGAGACTCAAACTGTCCCCGGTTGTAGAAACGGTACTTGGTGAAAACCCGACCCGCCTTGGAGTCGTTTTTCACCGTGATCACCTCCTGGGAGCCGTTTCGGTCCATGTCGGTCAGAAGAATTCGCTGGGGCAGGTAAACCCGATTGGCGGACTCTGTTTTCCCCGAGTCGTCCAGGTGGCTTTCGCTTCCGCCGTAATGGTCCTCGCTTTTCCATTCCCTGGCTCCGGAGTCGTCAAACACCCGGATGTAATCGTCCTTGCCCATGACAATGGCCCGGACGCGGCCGTCGCCGGCGATGTCCCCCAGGGAGAGCCCGTACAGGAAGGCCGACTTGGGAGCGTTTATCCGGTCCAGAAGCGAGTAAGCGGCGCCGTCCCAGGCGGCCTCGAAAATTCCAGGCAGGAAAACCTCGCCGATCCCGGCTTTCTGGACCACGAGAATCTCTCCGCGCTCGGGATGGCGGATGATCCGGTAATAGCGGTTTTTCTCCCGGTGGATATTTTCAAAATCCTTTCCGTTCCACTCCAGAACAAAGGATTCAATGGATTTGGAGTCGGTCCTGACCCGGGTGATAAATATCTCGGCCCGGCCGTCTTTTTTAATATCGGCCACATCCACCGATATATACTTCTGATGCCTGGGGCCGTCGATCTCTTTGACCTTTGAAAATGTCTCACCCTTGATCCGATAGATGTATATTTTCCTTCCGGAAATCATCACTGTCTCGACGTTCCCGTCTCCGTCCACATCTCCCGCGGCCATGCCCTTGAATTCGTCTTTGAAATTTTTGCTTTTCAAAAATTCAGCGATCTCTTTTTGGGGAAGAGAGACGGCGACGGGGGTGAGTCCGGTCTCCCGGGAGAGACTGTTTTCCTCCAGCTTCCGGGTTTTGGCGGCGTATTTTTCCTCGGGATGATCGTACGTGTCCTTTTCCGGGGCCGGGGCCTTTTCAACCGGCTCAACGGCCGGCCCGGACCCAGGCTCGGGCGGCGCGGCCGCCAGGGGCGACGGAACGCCGAACATCTTTTCCCTCACGTCCATGGCCAGCCGGTTGACGCCCTCGATCACCTCTCCCAGGGTGTCGCACTGTTTGTAAAACAAAACCGGAGATTTTTCGCCGGACACATCCACCGCCCTGGCGTCGATGCTTGACGCTTTTTCCAGATGGGTGACGCTGCCGTAGATCACGTAATCGGCGCCCAGATCTTTTCCGATCCGAACGACCTCTTCCTGGGTCATCCGGGACAGCAAAGCGCCGGCAAGGGCTTTGTCCACTTTCTCCCGGGAAACGACCAGGACCTTTTCCTCATTGAAAAAACGGGAAGACAGCATATCGACAATGCCGTTGACCAGGTATGAGATGTCTTCATTGGAATGAACCTGAAAGGGGAACACCGCCACATGGGCGGGGTCTGAAGGCGCGGCCTTCATGGGGCCCGGGGCCGCCATAAAAAGGGCGGCGGCCAGAAGACAGAAAATTTTCGCTTTGATATGAAACTTTTTTTTCAAAAAAACCTCCTTCGTTTTTTCACGGCGTCGTAAAAATCCAACATGAAACGCTCCGGCGTTTCTTAAACGAGTCATAAGGGCTCGCTCAAAAATAACTGATTTTTGAGAAAACCCTAAGACTCCTCCAACTTCTCCCGGATGGTCCGGCTCACAAGTTTGGGGTCGGCCTTTCCCCGGGTTTCTTTCATGGCCTGCCCCACGAAAAATCCCAGCAGCTTTGTTTTTCCGTTTTTATACTCAGCCGCCTCTTTTTCAAAACGGGACAAAATGTCGTCCGCCAGATCCGAGATGGCCGAAGAATCGGTGACCTGCGCCAGTCCTTTTTCCCTGATGACCTCCCCGGGATCGGCGCCGGTTTCGGCCATTTCCTCCAAAACGGAACGGGCCGGGGCGGCCCCGACTTTTCCATCGGCCACAAAGCGGACCAGCGCGGCGAAGCTTTCCGGGGACACGGGCAGATCGGCGATGGTGTTTCCCCCGGCGTTCAAAAGGCCCAGGAGGGGTCCCATGATCCAGTTTTTCAACTGTTTCGGGTCGTTTAAGCTTTTCAGGCAGTCTTCAAAAAAATCCGCCAGCTCCTTTTCCGAAACCAGGCGCCGGGCGTCCTCGCGGGAAAACGAAAACGCCTCCTCAAACCGCCTCATCCTCGGGCCGGGAAGCTCGGGAACCTCTTTTTCGGAGGCGGCCAGCATATCCGGGTCAATGACCAGGGGAACCAGGTCCGGGTCCGGAAAATACCGGTAATCGTGGGCCTCTTCCTTTCCCCGCATGGACGCGGCCCGGTTTTTGGCGGCGTCCCAAAGCAATGTCTCCCGGACAATTTTTCCGCCTTCGGTCAAAATGCCCGCCTGACGGCGAATTTCGTACTGAAGGGCCTTTTCAATGTGTTTAAACGAATTGATATTTTTCAGCTCGGTCCGGGTCCCCAGGGTCTTTTCCCCTTTGGGGCGCAGGGATATATTGGCGTCGCAGCGAAAACTCCCCTCCTCCATATTTCCGTCGCAAATCCCCAGATGCCTCAAGATCATCCGAATCTCTCTTAAGTAAGCCCCGGCCTCCTCCGGCGAGCGGATGTCCGGCTCGCTGACGATTTCAATGAGCGGCACGCCCGTCCGGTTAAAATCCACCAGGCTCCGGTCACGACCGGGATCGTGGGTGAGCTTTCCCGCGTCCTCTTCCATATGAATCCGGGTGACGCCCACTCGGCGGATTTTTCCCCCGGCCTCAATGTCAATATGGCCATGCTCGGCGATGGGAATCTCATACTGCGATATCTGGTATCCCTTGGGAAGGTCCGGGTAAAAATAATTCTTCCGGGCAAAACGGTTCTCCCGGTTGATCCGGCAGTCCATGGCCAGCGCCATGCGAAGGGCGTAGTCCACCACTTTGCTGTTGAGGACCGGAAGGGACCCGGGCATGCCCAGACACACCGGGCAGGTATGGGAATTGGGAGGCGCGCCAAAGGCGGCGGAGCACCCGCAAAAAATTTTCGATTCTGTTTTCAGCTGGGCGTGAACCTCAAGCCCGATGACCGGTTCAAATTCCATGAAAAAAGATTTCCAATACGACCTGATTGTTTCGAGGCCCCCGGGCCGCCTCGCGGGCCAAACCCCGGGGCTTTGGGGCCATTTTCCATCAAACCGCCGCATTATGGTATGACAAACGGAATTAGTCAAGCCAAATTTGACAAAACAGGGGGCGTGGCGCTACAAATATCCAACCGGTTTTTAAAACAAATAACACGGAGCCTTTTTTGCATTCCCTCAAAGACTATCACTATGACCTGCCCGAGGACCTCATCGCCTTGAAACCCGCGGCCCAAAGAGACCGCTCCAGGCTTTTGGCCGTGAGCCGGGCCCAAAAAACCTTCTCCCACCGGGAGTTTTACGAAATCCCGGACTTTCTGTCCCCGGGCGACGTTCTGGTCATCAACGACACCCGGGTGATCCGCGCGAGGCTTATGGGGAAAAAAGAGACCGGCGGAAAGGTGGAGGCCCTCATTGTCAATTACCCGGAAGCCGTCAGGACGGCTTTTCAAAGCGGCGATTTAACCTTTCAATGCATGGTGAAAGCCTCCAAAAAACCGGGTGTCGGGACATGGATTTTTTTTGAAAACGGATTAAAGGCCCGGGTCGAAAAACATGGTGAGAACGGCGTGTGCGACCTTGTGTTCCCGGGCGCGGCGGACCTTGAGACCATCGAGCGCGCCGGCCGCGTCCCCCTTCCCCCCTACATCGAAAGCAGGAGGGAAAAGGATGACGGCGTGGACCACCCGTCCGCCTACCAGACCATCTACGCCTCGAAAAAAGGCGCGGTGGCGGCTCCCACCGCCGGGCTCCATTTTTCAACCGACATCTTCAAGCGCCTTAACTCCCGGGGAGTGAAAATCGCGCCCGTCACCCTGCATGTGGGCCACGGGACTTTTCTGCCCGTCCGGGCGCGCGACATCCGAAAGCATCGGATGCATCCCGAATGGAGCCACATTCCGGACGCCTCGGCGGACGTCATCAACCACGCCAGGGAAAACGGGGGGCGGATCGTTTCAGTGGGCACCACCTGCGTCCGGACCCTGGAGCACGCGGCCGGCGCCGACGGCAAAATCAGGCCCGGGTCGGCAAAATGTGATCTTTTCATCTATCCCGGCCACCG
This genomic interval from Candidatus Desulfarcum epimagneticum contains the following:
- the queA gene encoding S-adenosylmethionine:tRNA ribosyltransferase-isomerase (Evidence 2a : Function from experimental evidences in other organisms; Product type e : enzyme), translated to MHSLKDYHYDLPEDLIALKPAAQRDRSRLLAVSRAQKTFSHREFYEIPDFLSPGDVLVINDTRVIRARLMGKKETGGKVEALIVNYPEAVRTAFQSGDLTFQCMVKASKKPGVGTWIFFENGLKARVEKHGENGVCDLVFPGAADLETIERAGRVPLPPYIESRREKDDGVDHPSAYQTIYASKKGAVAAPTAGLHFSTDIFKRLNSRGVKIAPVTLHVGHGTFLPVRARDIRKHRMHPEWSHIPDASADVINHARENGGRIVSVGTTCVRTLEHAAGADGKIRPGSAKCDLFIYPGHRFKAVDALVTNFHLPESTLLMLVSAFAGRDLILSAYQAAIDERYRFYSYGDAMYIE
- a CDS encoding hypothetical protein (Evidence 5 : Unknown function), coding for MVYTHDKIHHKESNMKDLLIVVAIIGLWYLMQAVILPKMGIST
- the gatB gene encoding Aspartyl/glutamyl-tRNA(Asn/Gln) amidotransferase subunit B, yielding MEFEPVIGLEVHAQLKTESKIFCGCSAAFGAPPNSHTCPVCLGMPGSLPVLNSKVVDYALRMALAMDCRINRENRFARKNYFYPDLPKGYQISQYEIPIAEHGHIDIEAGGKIRRVGVTRIHMEEDAGKLTHDPGRDRSLVDFNRTGVPLIEIVSEPDIRSPEEAGAYLREIRMILRHLGICDGNMEEGSFRCDANISLRPKGEKTLGTRTELKNINSFKHIEKALQYEIRRQAGILTEGGKIVRETLLWDAAKNRAASMRGKEEAHDYRYFPDPDLVPLVIDPDMLAASEKEVPELPGPRMRRFEEAFSFSREDARRLVSEKELADFFEDCLKSLNDPKQLKNWIMGPLLGLLNAGGNTIADLPVSPESFAALVRFVADGKVGAAPARSVLEEMAETGADPGEVIREKGLAQVTDSSAISDLADDILSRFEKEAAEYKNGKTKLLGFFVGQAMKETRGKADPKLVSRTIREKLEES
- a CDS encoding putative Histidine kinase (Evidence 3 : Putative function from multiple computational evidences; Product type e : enzyme), producing the protein MTHEKKTGPDDDFSSSGELFAAIMNHTRQAMFWQDPNLAHSGCNREFAHASGIENPGDMIGKTLFELPFEKKDAEFFHASIQKALSRQRPVSFFEKKICLKGKERPLNIKFIPLNGPGKKESAGVLCVWQDMSEKNGEEKKTAEMKKKFLQSCRLAALGEMTAGIAHEMNQPLSIINAAAGGISEYFSTKEDGGVMKKSCDKILRQLDRVYSITETINSFARKNADAPGVSNLREPLGLALSFFRERFRMHEIAVEMDLERGIPPAGVDPQKFERIVINLLNNALFAMREKAKKAPAGYRKKISIALSWDPFGKRVVFEVRDNGVGMGEETLQRCMTPFYTTKKMEDGMGMGLAIVNDIASEFEIEVEMESVQGQWTACRVSIPAAVQKP
- the mpl gene encoding UDP-N-acetylmuramate--L-alanyl-gamma-D-glutamyl-meso-2,6-diaminoheptandioate ligase; translated protein: MSEGRLSGDRPEGKNGKAPNHRPEPMTAGRNRIPENVQKIHLIGACGTGMGALACMLKDRGHDVTGSDENVYPPMSDFLARKNIPVTNAYSPRNLSPAPDLVVVGNTVRKDNPEARELRRLGLFFCSMPQAVSHFMAAGKTSIVAAGSHGKTTTSSLAAWILHEAGLDPSFMIGGILGNFDSNHRDGKGPHIVIEGDEYDTAFFDKGSKFLHYAPDIAILTSVEFDHADIFTDLDHVMAAFDAFISILPPDGTLLAFDGDENIARLLAGRDRPSELYGLKRRSPWSLGRFSPGPGKSSFSVFRHGEFFGDFRIPMVGRHNMLNALAAIAAAHLLGVPRRIIKSALAAFKGVKRRQEIRGVKNGVTVIDDFAHHPTAVRETVDGVKSAYPGRRLIAVFEPRTHSSRRNVFQSHYPLSFDRADVVCVRKPPFLDTLPEKIRFSSQKLVSDLQKRQKEAFYFSNADAIVDFIAAGARPGDIALVMSNGGFERIHEKLLDRL
- a CDS encoding conserved exported hypothetical protein (Evidence 4 : Unknown function but conserved in other organisms), with the translated sequence MTRLRNAGAFHVGFLRRREKTKEVFLKKKFHIKAKIFCLLAAALFMAAPGPMKAAPSDPAHVAVFPFQVHSNEDISYLVNGIVDMLSSRFFNEEKVLVVSREKVDKALAGALLSRMTQEEVVRIGKDLGADYVIYGSVTHLEKASSIDARAVDVSGEKSPVLFYKQCDTLGEVIEGVNRLAMDVREKMFGVPSPLAAAPPEPGSGPAVEPVEKAPAPEKDTYDHPEEKYAAKTRKLEENSLSRETGLTPVAVSLPQKEIAEFLKSKNFKDEFKGMAAGDVDGDGNVETVMISGRKIYIYRIKGETFSKVKEIDGPRHQKYISVDVADIKKDGRAEIFITRVRTDSKSIESFVLEWNGKDFENIHREKNRYYRIIRHPERGEILVVQKAGIGEVFLPGIFEAAWDGAAYSLLDRINAPKSAFLYGLSLGDIAGDGRVRAIVMGKDDYIRVFDDSGAREWKSEDHYGGSESHLDDSGKTESANRVYLPQRILLTDMDRNGSQEVITVKNDSKAGRVFTKYRFYNRGQFESLSWDGLGLSPIWSTKKLSGYICDFAVGDLDNDGKMEVVAAVVMKRSRLFKKGSSAVVVYDLH